A window of the Fusarium fujikuroi IMI 58289 draft genome, chromosome FFUJ_chr09 genome harbors these coding sequences:
- a CDS encoding fusarin C cluster-translation Elongation factor, with protein MPNARVFKILAAAKLNNIALEIPAYQHGVTNKSAEFLLKFPAGKVPAFEGPDGFCLVESDAIAQYVAQSGPQASQLLGQDAMSSAKIRQWISFFAEEIYPTVLDLVMWRVGLGAFDETTETKALTQLVYGLSVLEKHLGTGALLVGDKLTLADLTGASTLLWAFMHIVDEPMRQQYPNVVAWYLKVVQNEEVEEVFGKPNFIEKRRLGAK; from the exons ATGCCTAATGCGAGGGTTTTCAAG ATCCTCGCTGCAGCAAAACTCAACAATATCGCCCTTGAGATTCCTGCTTATCAACACGGGGTGACCAACAAATCAGCAGAGTTTCTCTTGAAATTCCCAGCTGGAAAAGTCCCAGCATTTGAGGGCCCTGACGGCTTCTGTCTCGTGGAGTCTGATGCTATCGCCCAGTATGTCGCCCAGTCAGGCCCTCAAGCAAGTCAGCTGCTTGGCCAGGACGCTATGAGTTCCGCCAAGATCAGACAATggatttctttctttgctgaAGAGATCTACCCTActgtccttgaccttgttaTGTGGCGAGTAGGGTTAGGCGCATTTGATGAAACTACCGAGACAAAGGCACTGACTCAGCTGGTATATGGTTTATCGGTACTGGAGAAGCACCTGGGCACTGGTGCCTTGCTTGTTGGAGATAAACTGACACTTGCTGATCTCACTGGTGCTTCTACTCTCTTGTGGGCTTTCATGCACATAGTTGATGAGCCCATGAGGCAGCAGTACCCTAATGTTGTCGCTTGGTACTTGAAGGTTGTTCAAAAcgaggaagttgaggagGTTTTTGGGAAGCCCAATTTTATCGAGAAGAGACGTCTTGGGGCTAAATGA
- a CDS encoding fusarin C cluster-oxidoreductase, producing the protein MSFDTFYNIITGQPRSARETTSGVNPLDRSSLWPAPVATGNDVEEAVRSAQEAFPAWSEKTYKQRTELLEKFADLYLVHANEFCQLIATECGRTAGNAAIEVYVAAQWLRYPSKYEIPEEVTEDEKKTSIVTHEPLGVVAAICPWNFPLMLALGKIAPALATGNCVILKPSPFTPYSSLKLVELAQQVFPPSVLQVLHGHDDLGPMLVKHPRIQKITFTGSTTTGKQILRDAAETMKRVTLETAGNNASIILPDVNIEAVIPQLAGGLWFNAGQVCIATRRMYIHQDIFDEAVAQLAEASKDLASGMEPIQNEMQLVRLQQALSDANAAGCELLSLGKTEAAEGFFIQPTILKSPPPDADVVQQENFGPIVSCIKFSSLDEAISLANNSDTGLAASVWSSDVSAARRVAAKLEVGNVYINGPPQPDPYVPFGGHKQSGLGVEYGLPGLLSFCQTKSTYLYK; encoded by the exons ATGAGTTTCGATACGTTCTACAATATCATTACTGGCCAGCCTCGCAGTGCTAGGGAAACCACCTCGGGCGTAAATCCGCTGGATCGTTCCTCTCTATGGCCTGCCCCTGTCGCTACCGGAAATGacgttgaagaagctgttcGCTCTGCACAAGAAGCATTTCCCGCGTGGTCTGAAAAGACCTACAAGCAGCGCACGGAGCTACTGGAGAAGTTCGCTGATCTCTATCTTGTCCATGCTAACGAATTTTGCCAATTGATCGCGACTGAGTGCGGAAGAACA GCTGGGAATGCAGCAATAGAAGTGTATGTCGCTGCGCAGTGGCTGCGATATCCGT CAAAGTATGAAATTCCCGAAGAAGTTACGGAGGACGAGAAGAAAACATCAATTGTTACTCATGAGCCTCTCGGAGTTGTTGCTGCCATCTGCCCTTGGAACT TTCCCTTGATGCTCG CTTTGGGAAAGATTGCACCTGCTTTGGCAACGGGAAATTGTGTCATCCTCAAACCATC CCCCTTCACTCCATATTCGAGTTTGAAGCTTGTAGAACTAGCTCAGCAAGTGTTTCCTCCGTCAGTTCTTCAGGTACTTCATGGTCACGATGATTTGGGTCCCATGCTGGTAAAGCATCCTCGAATCCAGAAGATCACTTTTACGGGGTCTACTACTACTGGGAAACAGATCCTCAGAGATGCAGCTGAGACAATGAAGAGAGTAACTCTCGAAAC TGCTGGCAATAATGCCTCCATTATCTTGCCAGATGTCAACATTGAAGCTGTTATTCCCCAATTAGCAGGAGGTCTATGGTTTAACGCTGGTCAAGTATGCATTGCCACACGCCGCATGTATATCCACCAAGACATCTTCGATGAAGCCGTGGCTCAGCTCGCAGAAGCCTCAAAGGATCTAGCTTCTGGCATGGAACCGATCCAGAATGAGATGCAGCTTGTTAGGCTCCAACAAGCTCTCTCGGACGCAAACGCTGCGGGCTGTGAGCTGCTGTCGCTGGGTAAGACGGAGGCTGCCGAAGGATTCTTCATTCAGCCCACTATTCTCAAGAGCCCGCCCCCGGATGCAGATGTCGTGCAACAGGAAAACTTTG GCCCCATCGTATCATGCATCAAGTTTTCATCCCTCGATGAAGCCATATCTTTGGCCAATAATAGCGACACTGGGCTAGCCGCAAGTGTGTGGAGTAGTGATGTTTCAGCGGCTAGGCGTGTAGCCGCCAAGCTCGAAGTCGGTAATGTCTACATCAACGGCCCGCCTCAGCCGGATCCTTATGTGCCGTTTGGAGGCCATAAGCAGAGTGGATTAGGTGTTGAGTATGGGCTGCCAGGGTTGTTGTCGTTCTGTCAGACAAAATCTACGTATCTGTACAAGTGA
- a CDS encoding fusarin C cluster-methyltransferase — protein sequence MADKSHVNNVPMQGNGAYSSHAALQHEAMLKALPLFQAAAEVIANVDSTRISIVEYGSAHGNNSLEPMEAILKSIPTESLELLFSDRPENDFCTLSKTVTAWADGIVGNQLLNPLFISMIPRSFYQQVVPPKSAHLGFSLAALHHLDHVPQPTEDGQDESELLQQQAHVDLATFLKLRSQEIVSGGSLILSFVSQASAGYENYSGPVDACRNAMIEMVQQGKIPLSVAQAFRVPTYNRTLSDVKKVMDEFTQTWKVHDLFEDDVMHPAFHKLKIQSNPSLEASHKYAEVVIDWMMAVCSGYFTKALQVGSQGGYTKQEEEGLLQVWVTRTKEFFIRDYKDKEVICSFIYIRLERL from the exons ATGGCAGACAAGTCACATGTCAACAATGTCCCTATGCAGGGCAACGGCGCCTACAGTTCACATGCAGCCCTTCAACATGAAGCTATGCTTAAAGCCCTGCCGCTTTTCCAAGCTGCAGCTGAGGTTATAGCCAATGTCGACTCTACTCGAATATCTATCGTGGAATATGGGTCGGCCCATGGAAATAACTC TTTAGAGCCAATGGAGGCAATTTTGAAGTCTATCCCCACTGAATCACTGGAACTACTTTTCAGTGACCGCCCGGAAAACGACTTTTGTACGCTGTCCAAGACCGTCACTGCGTGGGCTGATGGAATAGTTGGAAACCAACTTCTAAATCCCTTATTCATTAGTATGATCCCTCGCAGCTTCTATCAACAAGTCGTTCCACCGAAGTCTGCACATCTTGGTTTCTCTCTCGCTGCgctccatcatcttgatcatGTTCCCCAACCCACCGAGGATGGCCAAGATGAGTCCGAGCTCCTCCAGCAGCAAGCTCATGTTGATCTCGCAACCTTTCTGAAGCTTCGCTCTCAAGAAATCGTATCTGGTGGATCCCTCATTCTCTCTTTCGTCAGTCAGGCCTCTGCTGGTTATGAGAATTATAGCGGACCCGTTGACGCCTGTCGCAACGCCATGATCGAAATGGTTCAACAGGGTAAAATTCCGTTATCTGTCGCTCAAGCCTTCAGGGTGCCGACCTACAATCGAACACTGAGCGATGTGAAAAAGGTTATGGACGAGTTCACGCAGACTTGGAAAGTTCACGACCTTTTCGAAGATGATGTTATGCATCCGGCTTTTCATAAGCTCAAGATTCAGTCAAATCCCAGTCTAGAGGCAAGCCACAAATACGCAGAAGTTGTGATCGATTGGATGATGGCTGTTTGCTCTGGATATTTTACCAAGGCTCTTCAGGTAGGATCTCAGGGGGGCTATACCAaacaggaggaggagggcctGCTTCAAGTTTGGGTTACTCGAACTAAGGAGTTTTTTATACGTGATTACAAGgataaggaagttatttgttcttttatttatatccgATTAGAGAGGCTTTAG
- a CDS encoding fusarin C cluster-oxidoreductase, with product MVHRPRLLCLHGGGASSQIMRVQFSKLESALRKTFQLVFLEGPLDSAPGPGVLPFFEDFGPYSCWVSDDKSLLPEEKRKEENNAIAYIKTFMLQYGPFAGILGFSQGARATASILLEQQREAFTHDALFGVFFCGTFPPFIPDAPDISLPTVHILGLTDPYLRESEELLEHCTQQSVRRVIKFNGGHHMPTSSDVTQKIADVITMTYRTSQRKKVSNIWRKKVPDCRSLALES from the coding sequence ATGGTTCATCGTCCAAGACTACTTTGTCTTCATGGAGGCGGTGCTTCTTCACAGATCATGCGTGTACAATTCTCCAAGCTAGAGTCCGCCCTACGCAAAACGTTCCAGCTCGTCTTCCTGGAAGGCCCTCTAGACAGCGCCCCGGGACCTGGCGTTCTCCCCTTCTTTGAGGACTTTGGTCCATACTCCTGCTGGGTCAGCGATGACAAGTCATTATTaccagaggagaagaggaaagaagaaaacaatgCAATTGCATACATAAAGACCTTCATGCTTCAATACGGCCCCTTCGCTGGGATCCTTGGATTTTCACAAGGAGCCCGTGCCACAGCAAGCATCTTGCTTGAACAGCAGCGCGAGGCTTTTACTCATGACGCCTTGTTCGGTGTCTTCTTCTGTGGCACGTTTCCTCCCTTCATTCCTGATGCCCCTGATATCAGCCTACCAACCGTACACATACTGGGACTCACAGACCCCTATCTTCGCGAAAGTGAAGAGCTGTTGGAGCATTGTACGCAACAGAGTGTTAGGAGAGTTATCAAGTTCAACGGGGGCCATCACATGCCTACCAGCTCAGATGTTACTCAAAAGATTGCCGATGTCATTACGATGACATACAGAACATCACAAAGGAAGAAGGTTTCAAACATCTGGAGAAAGAAGGTTCCAGATTGCCGATCTTTAGCGCTTGAGAGTTGA
- a CDS encoding fusarin C cluster-peptidase gives MLAIATLHVALQVFGAFSLSHAAAVTLEHRSAGNSNIAAIPAKWDVYGYLFNVTVGSPPQNITMLSDMTWMAPFVRSGRCLSQFNPELCVAQGQSFFNEHDSTTFGNTTFAQATWPVTAFAPNFTVDYGRDKFCIGNICNKDILMQVSDFPYPGSVVPVIPFGGIFGLAPTPKTITETSEPVNFQAWKNGNMGPLVGWHTCEVLKSAASCQGGDAQLVFGGTDTTMYSAKKIQSYEIQNPEWLSDAFYPSTPPRSNYWTVVDEGSEGLGAPLSLNGYKYLVRHIKSAKLASKAIVQNIQQQGSSGYNTANQDWYTVSCDGLDEFPNLVYQLDGRKKYTISPGDYVTKLTDMPGSVCYLNVNVWKYGRTENGDARVVLLGKAFLKRKYLVLNFEERSFGLAPLLTG, from the exons ATGCTTGCCATTGCAACTTTGCACGTTGCACTGCAGGTGTTCGGAGCTTTCAGCTTGAGTCATGCAGCGGCTGTCACTTTGGAACACCGTTCGGCTGGTAACAGTAACATTGCAGCAATCCCAGCCAAATGGGACGTCTACGGGTATCTCTTCAATGTTACAGTCGGTTCTCCACCACAAAACATTACCATGCTCAGCGACATGACGTGGATGGCTCCTTTTGTCCGATCGGGACGTTGTCTGTCACAATTCAATCCCGAGCTCTGCGTTGCTCAAGGCCAATCGTTCTTCAACGAACATGACTCAACGACGTTCGGAAATACTACCTTTGCACAAGCAACGTGGCCTGTCACTGCATTCGCGCCAAACTTTACTGTTGACTACGGTAGAGACAAGTTTTGCATTGGAAACATTTGCAACAAAGACATTCTAATGCAGGTTTCTGACTTCCCCTACCCTGGCAGCGTTGTTCCTGTTATTCCCTTTGGAGGAATCTTTGGCCTAGCCCCCACACCAAAGACCATTACTGAAACGTCAGAACCCGTCAACTTTCAAGCCTGGAAGAACGGCAACATGGGACCTTTGGTTGGTTGGCATACGTGCGAGGTACTGAAGTCAGCAGCATCCTGTCAGGGGGGCGATGCGCAGCTAGTATTTGGCGGTACGGATACTACAATGTACAGCGCCAAAAAGATCCAATCGTACGAGATACAGAACCCCGAATGGCTCAGTGATGCCTTTTACCCATCAACGCCACCTCGCAGCAACTATTGGA CTGTCGTGGACGAAGGATCTGAGGGACTAGGGGCACCCCTGTCTCTGAACGGGTACAAGTACCTGGTCCGACACATCAAAAGTGCCAAACTTGCATCTAAGGCAATCGTCCAGAACATTCAACAGCAGGGATCATCGGGCTACAACACGGCAAACCAGGATTGGTATACCGTTTCTTGTGATGGTTTAGACGAATTTCCCAATCTGGTGTATCAACTCGACGGCCGCAAGAAGTACACGATTTCTCCAGGTGATTATGTAACCAAGCTGACAGACATGCCTGGGTCTGTCTGCTATCTCAATGTCAACGTTTGGAAATATGGACGCACAGAGAATGGGGACGCAAGGGTTGTTCTTCTAGGTAAAGCATTCCTCAAGAGGAAGTATCTTGTTCTCAACTTTGAAGAACGCTCGTTTGGCCTTGCACCTCTTCTTACGGGATGA
- a CDS encoding fusarin C cluster-cytochrome P450, giving the protein MDSKPLEYLLGLNSDGSVKKVSEVFENLTVTNTVCAFIALFIIVPRVFDFLRNLFSPVISIPGPLINKFSPWPLEIATFKGKSHRFARALHRKYGPIVVLAPGMISIGDSQEIKRIIQSEDWAKSEAIYGNFRQDFHRPTLLAFTEKKAYSRRKRMLSSMFGIRYIRSLEPLMKSCVDAGVAHLNKLCDNPSKSTVINLQHFIHGLAIDTIGVTTFGGSFHVVENGSHPLPSRLKAGMKISAVMQLIGWIKYIPFLPKRDPYIEKFTFDIVDKRRKEAGAVKYQDLLQHLVDVCDDSPGSEFRTSDVQDESVILLAAGSETTANAELFTVIQLLKHPEVMKKLIAEVDKWYPPSEPDRVTECAYSQTGMTYLQACIDETMRLIPGQATGSPRETSKQESLLGYKIPRGTTVFPNTQEAHLDGSIWEQPEKYIPERWLEIYSQNQTSAMPYWPFSAGSRICVGKNFAFQEMHISLTTLLRKFTFEYVPGQDETTVFRIAQQLETDSYKVRVKKRF; this is encoded by the exons ATGGACTCTAAGCCACTTGAATATCTTTTGGGTCTAAACTCAGATGGTTCGGTGAAAAAGGTGTCTGAGGTGTTCGAGAACCTGACAGTCACCAACACTGTCTGCGCTTTCATTGCCTTATTTATCATTGTACCCAGAGTCTTTGAT TTCCTTCGAAATCTGTTTTCTCCTGTCATCTCAATCCCTGGCCCTCTCATCAACAAGTTCAGCCCTTGGCCACTGGAGATTGCCACATTCAAGGGGAAAAG CCATCGGTTTGCCCGTGCTCTTCATCGCAAATATGGTCCCATTGTGGTCCTTGCCCCCGGGATGATATCTATTGGTGACTCCCAGGAAATTAAGCGCATCATCCAGAGCGAAGACTGGGCCAAGTCCGAAGCCATCTACGGGAATTTCAGACAAGATTTCCATCGTCCAACACTTCTGGCTTTTACTGAGAAAAAGGCCTACTCTAGACGCAAGCGCATGCTATCCTCCATGTTTGGTATCCGCTATATCCGTAGTCTGGAGCCTCTCATGAAGTCTtgtgttgatgctggtgttgctcaTCTCAACAAGCTTTGTGACAACCCTTCCAAGAGTACTGTTATCAACCTTCAGCACTTTATCCACGGTTTGGCTATCGACACCATTGGAGTTACTACCTTTGGTGGTAGTTTTCACGTTGTCGAGAATGGAAGTCATCCTCTCCCATCTCGCTTGAAAGCTGGTATGAAGATCTCTGCCGTGATGCAACTCATCGGGTGGATCAAATACATCCCTTTTCTGCCCAAGCGAGATCCCTACATCGAGAAGTTCACATTTGACATTGTTGACAAGCGTCGCAAGGAGGCTGGAGCTGTCAAGTACCAAGACCTTCTGCAGCATCTCGTCGATGTCTGTGATGACTCTCCCGGCTCTGAGTTCCGCACCTCAGATGTCCAAGATGAGAGTGTAATTCTGCTGGCGGCAGGAAGTGAGACTACTGCAAACGCAGAGCTCTTTACAGTCATCCAGCTTCTGAAGCACCCCgaagtgatgaagaagctcattgCAGAAGTTGACAAGTGGTATCCTCCAAGTGAGCCCGACCGGGTTACCGAGTGTGCTTACTCTCAAACTGGCATGACCTATCTCCAAGCCTGCATCGACGAGACCATGCGTCTGATTCCTGGGCAGGCGACTGGAAGTCCACGAGAGACATCCAAGCAAGAGTCTCTTCTTGGCTACAAGATACCCAGAGGGACTACTGTTTTCCCCAacactcaagaagctcatcttgaCGGCAGCATCTGGGAGCAACCTGAGAAGTACATACCCGAGAGATGGCTCGAGATCTACTCTCAGAATCAGACCTCCGCCATGCCCTACTGGCCTTTCTCTGCCGGGAGCAGAATCTGTGTAGGAAAGAACTTTGCTTTCCAGGAGATGCATATTTCCCTAACGACTCTTCTGCGCAAATTCACATTCGAGTATGTCCCGGGCCAGGATGAAACAACCGTGTTCCGCATTGCGCAGCAACTGGAGACGGACTCTTACAAGGTTCgggtgaagaagaggttttaa
- a CDS encoding fusarin C cluster-transporter encodes MASAKDAQPAPEKSLSSDPQPEPSKKGARFWLIFVAISLTTFLAALDTSIISTALPTITADLGSESLYVWIIDAYLLASTATIPIFAQAANIYGRRSLTLIAVCIFTLGSGLCGGAHNTAMMVGGRAVQGIGGGGILTMSEIVVCDMVSIRERGMYAGIIGGVWAIAAVVAPVMGGAFAQNISWRWIFYINLPIAGVSLVALGLFLKLSRPPSGTFKEQMSRIDWGGSVLLIGSVTSIVLALSWGGSEHPWSGWQTIVPLVIGLLALVAFFAYQGAPWLREPTMPLRLFSNRTSSTLLVISFIHSLLLYWICYFLPVYFQAVKEASPTRSAVMLFPIACTSAPAGVAAGITITKTGKYRVWHFTGFVLMSIACGLFTLLDAQSSTGRWVGFQILFGVGTGTVFTSTLPPILASLPDSDVATATGAWTFIRNFGSIWGVAIPAAVFNNHVNHAAPKISDSSVKSLLVDGGAYEHATQHFIKSLSPNPDLKTQVIQVYLEGLKVVWQVSLAFCLLGFILCFFVRSLTLRDELNTEFGLKEEKPNSNNMSSEEGVVRD; translated from the coding sequence ATGGCCTCCGCCAAAGATGCACAGCCGGCACCAGAAAAGTCGCTCTCCTCTGATCCTCAGCCTGAACCAAGCAAGAAAGGTGCCCGATTCTGGCTTATCTTCGTGGCTATTTCCTTGACAACTTTCCTCGCTGCCCTCGacacctccatcatctcaacagCACTACCCACTATCACTGCTGACCTTGGGTCGGAGTCTCTTTACGTATGGATCATCGACGCTTACCTTTTGGCCTCGACGGCCACCATCCCCATCTTTGCGCAAGCCGCCAACATTTACGGCCGTCGCAGTTTAACCCTCATCGCCGTTTGCATCTTCACGCTCGGTAGTGGCCTATGTGGCGGCGCACATAACACGGCCATGATGGTCGGTGGACGCGCCGTGCAAGGCATAGGTGGAGGAGGCATTCTCACCATGAGTGAGATTGTCGTCTGTGATATGGTCTCCATTCGAGAACGAGGCATGTACGCTGGCATCATCGGCGGCGTCTGGGCTATTGCTGCCGTGGTTGCGCCCGTGATGGGAGGTGCTTTTGCGCAGAACATCTCGTGGCGATGGATCTTCTACATCAATCTCCCGATTGCCGGTGTTTCTCTGGTCGCCTTGGGCCTGTTCCTCAAACTGTCTCGCCCACCGTCTGGTACCTTCAAGGAGCAGATGAGCAGGATCGATTGGGGCGGCAGCgtccttctcatcggctCTGTCACATCCATCGTTCTGGCACTGAGCTGGGGTGGCTCTGAACATCCATGGTCGGGCTGGCAAACAATTGTTCCTCTCGTCATCGGCCTGCTTGCCCTGGTTGCTTTCTTTGCGTACCAAGGCGCTCCGTGGCTCAGAGAACCCACCATGCCTCTCAGACTGTTCAGCAACCGGACATCGTCCACATTGCTcgtcatcagcttcatccaTAGCCTGTTGCTGTACTGGATTTGCTACTTTCTCCCAGTTTACTTccaggctgtcaaggaggCCAGCCCTACACGCTCAGCAGTCATGCTCTTCCCCATTGCCTGTACAAGCGCTCCCGCTGGCGTAGCTGCtggcatcaccatcaccaagacgGGAAAGTATCGTGTTTGGCACTTCACTGGATTTGTGCTCATGTCAATTGCCTGTGGCCTTTTTACCTTGCTTGATGCCCAATCCTCAACTGGGCGCTGGGTCGGCTTCCAGATCTTGTTTGGTGTCGGCACTGGAACAGTGTTTACTTCGACACTGCCTCCCATCCTCGCCAGTCTTCCTGATTCCGACGTCGCCACTGCAACTGGTGCGTGGACATTCATCCGCAACTTCGGATCGATCTGGGGTGTTGCTATCCCAGCTGCTGTCTTCAATAATCATGTCAATCACGCGGCTCCGAAGATCTCAGACTCGTCAGTCAAAAGTCTTCTCGTTGATGGAGGGGCGTACGAGCATGCGACTCAGCACTTCATCAAGAGTCTCTCCCCCAATCCGGATCTAAAGACCCAAGTTATTCAGGTGTATCTAGAGGGACTCAAGGTTGTTTGGCAGGTGTCTCTCGCATTTTGTCTCCTTGGCTTCattctttgtttctttgttcgCTCATTGACATTGCGTGATGAACTCAATACGGAGTTTGggttgaaggaggagaagcccaACTCGAATAACATGTCGAGTGAGGAGGGCGTTGTGAGGGACTGA